The proteins below come from a single Fusobacterium nucleatum genomic window:
- a CDS encoding YfcC family protein — MSTNQKKKRGFPTAFTVLAIILVLAAALTYIIPSGQFSRLTYDDATNEFVITDHDNNVKTEPATQEVLDRLQIQLSLDKFTEGVIKKPIAIPGTYQRIEQHPQGFLDIIKAPITGSMDTVDIMLFVLILGGIIGIINKIGAFDAGMAALSKRTKGKEFLLVTLVFLLTTLGGTTFGLAEETIAFYPILMPIFLLSGFDVLTCIAAIYMGSSIGTMFSTVNPFATVIASNAAGISFTEGLTFRIVTLILASIITLAYMYWYAQKVKKDKTKSYVYVDEEEIHKRFLGEYDSNSEKEFTWRRKLCLLIFALAFPVLIWGVSLGGWWFEEMSALFLGVAVLIMFLSGLSEKEAVNTFINGSADLVGVVLTVGLARSINIVMDNGFISDTLLYYSTEFVAGMSKGVFAVAQLIIFSFLGFFIPSSSGLAVLSMPIMAPLADTVGLSREVVINAYNWGQGWMSFITPTGLILVTLEMAGTTFDKWLKYILPLMGIMGVFSALMLIINTML, encoded by the coding sequence ATGTCTACAAACCAAAAAAAGAAAAGGGGATTTCCCACTGCATTCACAGTACTAGCTATTATTTTAGTTTTAGCTGCAGCTTTAACTTACATAATTCCATCAGGTCAATTTTCAAGATTAACTTATGATGATGCTACAAATGAATTCGTTATTACAGATCATGATAATAATGTAAAAACAGAACCTGCAACACAAGAAGTTTTAGATAGACTTCAAATTCAATTAAGTTTAGATAAATTTACTGAGGGAGTAATTAAAAAGCCTATTGCTATTCCTGGCACTTATCAAAGAATTGAACAACATCCACAAGGATTTTTGGATATAATTAAAGCACCAATTACTGGTTCTATGGACACAGTTGATATTATGCTCTTTGTTCTTATTCTTGGAGGAATTATAGGAATTATTAATAAAATAGGGGCTTTTGATGCTGGAATGGCAGCTTTATCTAAAAGAACTAAGGGAAAAGAATTTTTATTAGTAACTCTTGTCTTCTTATTGACAACTTTGGGAGGAACTACTTTTGGTTTAGCCGAAGAAACTATTGCTTTTTACCCTATTCTTATGCCTATCTTTTTATTAAGTGGTTTTGATGTATTAACTTGTATTGCTGCAATTTATATGGGGTCATCTATTGGAACAATGTTTTCAACTGTTAATCCATTTGCTACCGTTATTGCCTCTAATGCAGCTGGAATTTCATTTACAGAAGGATTGACATTTAGAATAGTAACTTTAATTTTAGCTTCAATAATTACTTTGGCATATATGTACTGGTATGCACAAAAAGTAAAAAAAGATAAAACAAAATCTTATGTCTATGTTGATGAAGAAGAAATACATAAAAGATTTTTAGGAGAATATGATTCAAACTCTGAAAAAGAATTTACTTGGAGAAGAAAATTATGCTTGCTTATATTTGCCTTAGCATTTCCTGTTTTAATTTGGGGAGTTTCTCTTGGTGGATGGTGGTTTGAAGAAATGTCTGCACTGTTCTTAGGAGTAGCTGTTCTTATCATGTTTCTTTCTGGACTATCAGAAAAAGAAGCAGTTAATACTTTTATAAATGGTTCAGCAGACTTAGTTGGAGTTGTTCTAACAGTAGGATTAGCTCGTTCTATTAATATAGTAATGGACAATGGTTTCATTTCTGATACTTTATTATACTATTCAACTGAGTTTGTTGCAGGAATGAGTAAAGGTGTGTTTGCTGTTGCACAATTAATAATCTTCTCTTTCTTAGGATTTTTTATTCCATCATCTTCTGGATTGGCTGTACTTTCTATGCCTATTATGGCTCCACTTGCAGATACAGTTGGTCTATCAAGAGAAGTTGTAATCAATGCATATAACTGGGGACAAGGTTGGATGTCTTTTATCACACCAACTGGCCTAATTCTAGTAACATTAGAAATGGCAGGGACTACTTTTGATAAGTGGCTTAAATATATTCTACCACTGATGGGAATTATGGGAGTTTTCTCTGCATTGATGTTGATTATAAATACAATGTTATAA